In the Candidatus Atribacteria bacterium ADurb.Bin276 genome, TTGATTTCTCCACGTCGATTTGCATTACAAATCATCGAAGGATTTATTGCTGAAGAAGCTCTGATAGAGATATAAATTCATCCTACTTTTTCTCCATAGTTGCGAATAATTAATTCATTGATTTCTCCACGTCGATTTGCATTACAGTTAATAAATCTCTTTGCGGGAACTCTTTCTATGACATATCCTTTATAAAGTTCATCAAAAAAAATATCTTCCGGGTCTTCGTTTTTTGGGTCGGAATTGCTTTGAATGAGGAAGGCTCCACGCTCATCCATTTCTCGAAAAAACTGAGCTAATCGCTTCTGGTCGTTTTCAGAAAAACCTTCCTTAGAATAGGATGTAAAACTGGAAGTTGAATTAATTGGTCGATAAGGAGGATCAAGATACACTAAGGTTCTTTTTTGAATAAATTGAGTAGAAAGAGAAAAGTCTCCACAAATAATTTCTGTATCTTGAAGAGCATAACTTGCTTCAATTATTGTTTTTTTATCACATATCGCTGGATTTTTGTAGCGACCAAAAGGGACATTAAAGTCACCTTTCTTATTCAAACGGAAAAGACCGTTATAACAGGTTTTATTAAGGAAGATGAGCCAGGATGCTCTTTCTAT is a window encoding:
- the dpnM gene encoding Modification methylase DpnIIA, whose protein sequence is MLIKRLEQLQNDYLKLSEENRSKYFYQIRNQYNTQRKSLDYMYCNQDWIERASWLIFLNKTCYNGLFRLNKKGDFNVPFGRYKNPAICDKKTIIEASYALQDTEIICGDFSLSTQFIQKRTLVYLDPPYRPINSTSSFTSYSKEGFSENDQKRLAQFFREMDERGAFLIQSNSDPKNEDPEDIFFDELYKGYVIERVPAKRFINCNANRRGEINELIIRNYGEKVG